The bacterium region TCGTCGTCCTCGAGGCCACAGATACCCCCGCCGTATCCAACTGCAACTTCTCCTATGTCCTCTCGGGCAGGGTGGAAAAACTCGGCCGGGTGCTGTCGCATCCGCCGGAATATTTTATGGAGCGCGGGGTTGACCTGCGCACCGGCGTGACCGTGACGGAAAATGAC contains the following coding sequences:
- a CDS encoding NAD(P)-binding protein, giving the protein MGRRILVVGGNAAGLSAAARAKREDPRAEVVVLEATDTPAVSNCNFSYVLSGRVEKLGRVLSHPPEYFMERGVDLRTGVTVTEND